From Synergistaceae bacterium, a single genomic window includes:
- the minC gene encoding septum site-determining protein MinC has product MIQLKGTRGGLLRCVIPDDLSEKRMLEELDELVRSGRNFLEGSTVVMDMQSRQFTPALVGKIWKGFIEPSGCRVASWVVSDKETQQCIKRIGAQTGEQSASSGTERKTRSALVSKGLLYTGNLRGGQKLEHDGDVIIAGHVNTGAEVSAKGHIIVLGKLKGLVHAGAGGDNGMSVSTHSLEAGQVRIGNKVGMIDEKTDFWGKPAVITVGGDEVLLAEWPVI; this is encoded by the coding sequence ATGATTCAACTGAAGGGGACCAGGGGCGGACTGCTCCGATGCGTTATACCGGATGATCTTAGCGAAAAACGTATGCTTGAAGAATTAGATGAACTGGTCAGAAGCGGAAGAAATTTCCTTGAAGGAAGCACCGTAGTCATGGATATGCAGAGCAGGCAGTTCACGCCGGCCCTGGTAGGTAAGATATGGAAAGGTTTTATTGAACCATCTGGCTGCAGAGTGGCATCATGGGTCGTATCAGATAAGGAGACTCAGCAGTGCATAAAACGCATAGGAGCGCAGACAGGGGAACAGTCTGCATCTTCCGGTACTGAGCGTAAGACGAGATCGGCCTTGGTATCAAAGGGGCTTTTATACACAGGCAACCTTCGCGGAGGCCAAAAGCTGGAGCATGACGGGGACGTCATAATAGCCGGGCATGTGAATACAGGTGCGGAAGTAAGCGCCAAGGGGCATATAATAGTGCTCGGTAAACTTAAGGGACTTGTACACGCCGGGGCAGGGGGAGACAACGGGATGTCAGTATCCACTCATTCCCTTGAGGCAGGCCAGGTTAGGATAGGGAATAAGGTAGGAATGATAGACGAGAAGACAGATTTCTGGGGAAAACCCGCTGTGATCACAGTCGGCGGAGATGAAGTGCTGCTCGCAGAGTGGCCTGTAATATAA
- the minD gene encoding septum site-determining protein MinD has product MGCRIIVITSGKGGVGKTTTTANLAVALASAGHKVVAIDGDVGLRNLDVVMGLENRIVYTLVDAVEGTCRLNQALIRDKRLNNLYMIPTAQSRTKDAVTAEQMVAICEELRKDFDFVLIDSPAGIEAGFRNAAAGVDEALVITTPEVSAVRDADRIIGLLESMDKTPINLVINRIRPDMVKRGEMLNVQDVLDILAVDLIGIIPDDENIVTSSNKGEPLTLSGTSRAAQAYTNIARRICGEDVSFLDIFNESHGFFSSLRRLFAKG; this is encoded by the coding sequence TTGGGCTGCAGAATAATAGTTATTACCTCTGGCAAGGGTGGGGTGGGAAAGACGACTACGACGGCTAACCTTGCCGTAGCGCTTGCTTCGGCAGGGCATAAGGTTGTAGCAATTGACGGAGATGTCGGGCTTAGGAATCTGGATGTAGTAATGGGGCTTGAGAACCGCATCGTATATACACTGGTTGATGCAGTTGAGGGCACGTGCCGCCTCAACCAAGCGCTTATAAGGGACAAGCGGCTCAACAATCTGTATATGATACCGACGGCACAGTCACGTACTAAGGATGCGGTGACAGCAGAACAGATGGTTGCGATCTGTGAGGAATTGAGAAAAGATTTTGACTTTGTGCTGATAGACAGCCCCGCGGGTATAGAAGCAGGATTTCGTAATGCAGCGGCAGGAGTGGACGAGGCTCTCGTGATAACGACGCCTGAGGTCTCTGCGGTAAGGGACGCAGACAGGATAATAGGCCTTCTCGAATCCATGGATAAGACTCCGATAAACCTCGTGATAAACAGAATAAGGCCGGACATGGTGAAACGCGGTGAGATGCTTAATGTCCAGGATGTTCTTGATATCCTTGCAGTTGATCTTATCGGCATAATACCGGACGACGAAAACATTGTGACCTCGTCCAACAAAGGGGAGCCTCTTACGCTTTCAGGGACCTCCCGTGCCGCACAGGCATACACTAATATAGCAAGGCGCATATGCGGTGAGGATGTTTCTTTCTTGGATATCTTCAACGAATCGCACGGCTTCTTCTCCTCTTTACGCCGTCTTTTTGCAAAAGGCTAG
- the minE gene encoding cell division topological specificity factor MinE encodes MMFEFLHSLFGRENSSQVAKERLQLVLIHDRNDISPEILNSLKIDMIKVIKKYLEIDEGNIEIELERENRSVALVASIPLKNMQRPVRGKKRNG; translated from the coding sequence ATGATGTTTGAGTTTCTGCATAGTCTGTTCGGCAGGGAAAACAGCAGCCAGGTCGCGAAAGAACGGCTTCAGCTTGTGCTCATACATGACCGTAACGATATCTCTCCGGAGATACTTAATTCTCTTAAGATAGATATGATAAAGGTAATAAAAAAATATCTTGAGATAGACGAGGGCAATATAGAGATAGAACTTGAGCGCGAAAATCGCTCTGTCGCGCTGGTTGCCAGCATACCTCTGAAGAACATGCAGAGGCCTGTCAGAGGGAAGAAGAGGAATGGCTGA
- the rodA gene encoding rod shape-determining protein RodA, whose translation MADSTTGSRWSDIRAYSDVVMLMVTLVIFALGIVAIYSASSSMSTASGSSFVVRQLMWGGIGAFAYLFILKIGYRKFISMAVPLFAALLITLILLLVVGHTSKGAQSWFNMGFIRFQPSEPGKVIFALILAKICTKIPPSDVKGISAAMLLSGLVIVLILMQPDLGSTLVYSVMLLAVLITAGTPVRFLAGMAAAGLSLLPLGWMVLKPYQRMRLLVFMDPSIDPQGAGYNVIQSRIAVGSGGLLGKGFMHGTQGKLHFLPEPHTDFIFSVFSEEFGFIGCTIVLILFAVLLWKILRTAQYTKDPEAKLMVAAIAAWLWFQVTESVAMSMGLAPVTGLPLPLFSYGGSSLLAVAAGLALVQSVAIVARSERF comes from the coding sequence ATGGCTGATAGCACCACCGGCAGCAGGTGGAGTGATATTCGTGCCTACAGCGATGTTGTGATGCTGATGGTCACATTGGTGATCTTTGCCCTTGGAATTGTAGCAATTTATAGTGCGAGTTCATCCATGTCTACAGCGTCCGGCTCCTCCTTTGTAGTTCGTCAGCTGATGTGGGGGGGGATAGGTGCGTTTGCATACTTATTTATACTTAAAATTGGCTACAGAAAATTCATTTCAATGGCAGTCCCCCTTTTTGCAGCGCTGCTTATTACTCTGATCCTGCTGCTCGTTGTCGGGCATACATCTAAAGGAGCTCAGAGCTGGTTCAATATGGGGTTCATACGTTTTCAGCCCTCTGAGCCAGGAAAGGTGATATTTGCCCTTATATTGGCAAAGATATGCACGAAAATCCCCCCGTCAGACGTAAAGGGGATAAGTGCGGCTATGCTGTTATCGGGCCTTGTAATAGTGTTGATACTGATGCAGCCTGACCTTGGGAGTACTCTGGTATATTCTGTCATGCTCCTTGCAGTGCTTATAACAGCCGGGACTCCGGTAAGATTTCTGGCTGGTATGGCGGCGGCAGGGCTTTCCTTGCTACCTTTAGGCTGGATGGTACTTAAGCCATATCAGAGAATGAGGCTGCTCGTATTTATGGACCCATCGATAGATCCGCAGGGGGCAGGTTATAATGTCATACAGTCAAGGATAGCGGTTGGTTCAGGAGGGTTGCTGGGAAAGGGTTTTATGCATGGGACCCAGGGTAAGCTCCATTTTCTGCCTGAGCCACACACTGATTTTATTTTCAGCGTCTTCTCCGAAGAATTTGGCTTTATCGGCTGTACGATAGTGCTTATACTTTTTGCAGTACTTCTGTGGAAGATACTGCGCACGGCGCAATATACAAAGGATCCGGAGGCAAAACTGATGGTGGCTGCTATTGCGGCATGGCTATGGTTTCAAGTCACAGAGAGCGTGGCTATGAGTATGGGGCTTGCTCCGGTTACAGGTCTTCCTTTGCCGCTGTTCAGCTATGGAGGCAGCTCCCTGCTTGCTGTAGCTGCAGGTCTTGCCCTCGTGCAGAGCGTGGCGATAGTGGCAAGGTCGGAAAGATTCTAA
- a CDS encoding TIGR03960 family B12-binding radical SAM protein, translating to MQFQQNPLRSVLAGVKRPSRYVGGEWGSGPVKEGGTDVLRVCYAFPDIYEVGMSYLGYQILYGLTKALPFADAERVYAPWSDMEQALRSSGIPLWSLESKRPISEFDVVGFTLQYELSYTNILTILDLGNIPFRSSQRGDADPIIIAGGPGALAPEPVAPFIDVFCIGDGEVVLPELLKVLHELKDSRRDEKLSAISRIDGVYVPEIPQVFPVRRRIAEDLDSVFYNTSMIVPNTGIIHDRAAIQVFKGCTRGCRFCQAGMTDRPVRERSADSTVKQAEALLKNTGWEEIGLLSLATCDWAGLAETLSRFEPLLKENQIKLSLPSLRVDAFSVNMAAGLESIRRGGLTFAPEAGTQRLRNVINKGVSDEDIESALDATFAHGWDRVKLYFMMGLPTETEEDLAGILDICGRAVSIAKHYKRRGDVSVSLAGFVPKAHTPFQWEAQLDRVSLRERGRWVKNRIKNRKVSLTYHEPEQTYIEGVFARGDSRLADAIEEVWRRGERFDGWSECFNFERWMEVFRDLEIDPDSYACRKRDFDEKLPWDHIDSGVTKAFLLAERARAVNGELTPDCRYGCNGCGWQGRTGVKGCGNGKN from the coding sequence ATGCAGTTTCAGCAAAACCCGCTCAGGTCTGTCCTTGCAGGAGTAAAGCGCCCGTCAAGGTATGTCGGCGGGGAATGGGGAAGCGGTCCTGTCAAAGAGGGCGGGACAGATGTTCTCCGGGTATGTTATGCTTTCCCCGATATTTATGAGGTTGGGATGAGCTATCTTGGATATCAGATACTTTATGGACTGACAAAAGCCCTTCCGTTCGCGGATGCGGAGCGGGTCTATGCTCCGTGGTCCGATATGGAGCAGGCCCTTCGTTCCTCAGGGATACCGCTTTGGTCACTTGAAAGCAAACGGCCCATATCTGAGTTTGATGTTGTGGGGTTTACTCTTCAGTATGAGCTTTCATACACCAACATACTTACAATACTTGATCTCGGGAATATTCCGTTTCGCTCATCGCAGCGCGGCGATGCCGACCCGATTATTATTGCCGGAGGCCCTGGGGCGCTTGCGCCGGAACCGGTCGCGCCGTTTATCGACGTGTTCTGCATAGGGGACGGAGAGGTCGTATTGCCTGAGCTCTTAAAAGTTCTTCATGAACTGAAGGATAGTCGCCGGGATGAAAAACTTTCCGCAATTTCCAGAATCGATGGCGTTTATGTACCGGAGATACCGCAGGTATTTCCTGTCCGCAGACGCATTGCCGAAGACCTTGATTCCGTCTTCTATAACACGAGCATGATAGTACCGAATACCGGAATTATCCATGATCGGGCGGCAATCCAGGTATTTAAGGGATGTACGCGCGGCTGCCGTTTCTGTCAGGCGGGGATGACAGACAGGCCTGTACGCGAACGAAGTGCCGATTCAACGGTGAAACAGGCCGAGGCTCTGCTGAAGAATACGGGCTGGGAGGAAATTGGCCTCCTTTCGCTTGCAACATGTGACTGGGCAGGGCTTGCAGAGACCCTCTCCCGTTTTGAGCCGCTGCTTAAAGAAAACCAGATAAAGCTGAGTTTGCCAAGTCTCCGCGTAGACGCGTTCTCCGTAAACATGGCTGCGGGGCTTGAATCGATACGCAGGGGAGGGCTCACCTTTGCTCCAGAGGCCGGGACTCAGCGGCTGAGAAATGTGATAAACAAGGGAGTAAGCGACGAGGATATAGAATCCGCGCTTGATGCAACATTTGCACACGGGTGGGACAGGGTCAAACTCTATTTTATGATGGGGCTTCCAACTGAGACAGAAGAAGATCTTGCGGGGATACTCGATATATGCGGCAGGGCCGTCTCCATAGCTAAACATTATAAGAGACGCGGCGACGTAAGCGTATCGCTTGCCGGATTTGTTCCGAAAGCCCACACTCCATTCCAGTGGGAGGCTCAGCTTGACAGGGTTTCTCTGCGTGAGCGCGGCAGGTGGGTCAAGAACAGGATAAAGAACAGAAAAGTAAGCCTTACGTATCATGAACCCGAGCAGACATATATTGAAGGCGTCTTTGCGCGCGGTGATTCAAGGCTTGCCGACGCAATCGAGGAAGTATGGCGCCGCGGTGAACGTTTTGACGGCTGGAGTGAGTGCTTTAATTTTGAAAGATGGATGGAAGTATTCCGCGACCTTGAGATCGATCCGGACAGCTATGCCTGCAGGAAACGCGATTTTGATGAAAAACTCCCGTGGGACCATATCGATTCGGGAGTGACGAAGGCATTTCTGCTTGCCGAGCGTGCAAGAGCTGTCAATGGAGAGCTGACGCCGGACTGCAGATATGGCTGCAACGGCTGTGGCTGGCAGGGGCGTACCGGAGTGAAGGGATGCGGCAATGGCAAGAATTAG
- a CDS encoding TIGR03936 family radical SAM-associated protein yields MARIRIIFEKKGWIIFINHMDLPVLFSRAARRAGLSQEFTQGFSPHPHISLCPPLAIGVEGRAEPAEFWFNEWHGGSAVYWNAKLPEGLKILQYAEVEGPALAKLATAAVYIITGAGFDLSCDAKAVLEEESKRAGILYSSSLDEGIVTLTVGGLENCGAGNFVRALKDSGICGGWSDLSIVRETVGTWDTENSRILSLI; encoded by the coding sequence ATGGCAAGAATTAGGATTATTTTTGAAAAGAAGGGCTGGATCATATTTATAAACCACATGGATCTCCCGGTATTATTCTCGCGCGCTGCAAGACGCGCCGGACTCTCCCAGGAGTTTACGCAGGGATTTTCACCGCATCCGCATATCAGCCTGTGCCCGCCGCTTGCGATAGGGGTCGAGGGGCGGGCTGAACCTGCGGAGTTCTGGTTTAATGAATGGCATGGCGGATCCGCTGTTTACTGGAATGCTAAATTGCCGGAAGGCTTAAAGATATTGCAATATGCGGAAGTAGAGGGACCTGCTCTGGCGAAACTTGCGACCGCCGCTGTTTATATAATAACCGGAGCAGGATTTGATCTGTCTTGCGATGCTAAGGCTGTGCTTGAGGAAGAGTCAAAACGTGCAGGCATACTGTACTCTTCTTCACTTGATGAAGGGATTGTAACTCTTACAGTAGGAGGCCTGGAAAACTGCGGTGCCGGTAATTTTGTAAGGGCCCTCAAGGATAGCGGTATCTGCGGCGGCTGGTCTGACCTCAGTATTGTGCGGGAGACGGTCGGCACATGGGATACAGAGAACTCAAGAATCCTTTCGCTTATTTGA
- a CDS encoding Rne/Rng family ribonuclease produces MTSDRWSKKIVANLIDPEEIRIAILDEKGKLYDFFVERMLEHQCTGEIYKARVDSVLPGMNSAFLNLGDGRNGFLYLDDVHGANVKAGMEMLVQVVKNARKGKGARVSPRISLAGRYMVLIPDGHETGVSKRIENDEERSRLRNIAKHIRPDGFGIIIRTVAEGCDEESLIKDVNELLSQWETIQHNTKRNSAPCLIHREPGLLERVLRDELTEDIDEIIVDTEEDKKNIELFVKRFFSDKSIEVSLYKGKTPVFDVYNIENQLAELQDRKVWLSSGAYLVIDQTEALTVIDVNTGKFIGTKNLNDTVLKTNMEAAVEIARQMRLRALGGIVVVDFIDMETEENKNDLVRELQDLFKTDRCKARVYGVTGLGLVEITRKRARTDIRAALGRSCPFCAGLGWVPKEEGVAMQIKRFIRKVSASSKSEALLIEVYTSVAEYIAETFLSSWEEEFEKTIFIRGCPDFSWSKFRLDSQGGVAQLEHRIAALQKREGWAVVHRSSSA; encoded by the coding sequence ATGACTTCAGATAGATGGTCAAAGAAAATAGTTGCGAACCTCATAGATCCTGAGGAGATAAGAATAGCCATCCTTGACGAGAAGGGTAAGCTGTATGACTTCTTTGTTGAAAGGATGCTGGAACATCAGTGCACGGGAGAAATATACAAAGCGCGCGTTGACAGCGTGCTCCCAGGGATGAACTCAGCGTTTCTGAATCTGGGCGACGGGAGGAACGGTTTTTTATACCTTGACGATGTACACGGAGCAAACGTCAAAGCCGGAATGGAAATGCTGGTACAGGTTGTCAAGAATGCACGCAAGGGCAAGGGGGCGCGGGTATCGCCGCGCATTTCGCTCGCAGGACGTTATATGGTGCTGATACCGGACGGGCACGAGACCGGAGTCTCTAAACGCATCGAAAACGATGAAGAGCGTTCACGCCTGAGGAACATTGCAAAACATATAAGACCGGATGGATTCGGCATAATTATCAGGACTGTAGCCGAAGGCTGCGATGAGGAAAGCCTTATCAAAGACGTTAACGAGCTGCTCTCTCAGTGGGAGACGATACAGCACAATACGAAGCGGAACAGCGCCCCCTGTCTTATACACAGAGAGCCCGGACTGCTTGAGCGCGTACTGCGCGATGAACTCACAGAAGATATAGATGAGATAATTGTGGATACGGAAGAGGATAAGAAGAACATAGAGTTGTTTGTAAAGCGCTTCTTCTCTGACAAGAGCATAGAGGTCAGCCTGTACAAGGGCAAAACCCCGGTGTTTGATGTATACAACATTGAAAATCAGCTTGCAGAGCTGCAGGACAGGAAGGTATGGCTATCATCCGGCGCATACCTTGTAATTGACCAGACTGAGGCCCTTACTGTCATTGATGTAAATACAGGCAAGTTCATAGGCACAAAGAACCTTAACGACACAGTGCTGAAGACCAACATGGAGGCTGCGGTAGAGATAGCGAGACAGATGCGTCTTCGCGCGCTGGGAGGTATCGTCGTCGTTGACTTTATAGACATGGAAACGGAAGAAAACAAGAACGACCTTGTACGCGAGCTTCAGGATCTTTTTAAAACTGACAGGTGCAAAGCTAGAGTTTATGGCGTGACCGGGCTCGGACTTGTCGAGATAACCAGAAAACGTGCAAGGACGGATATCCGCGCGGCGCTTGGCCGCAGCTGTCCGTTTTGTGCCGGTCTGGGCTGGGTGCCTAAAGAAGAGGGAGTAGCGATGCAGATCAAGCGTTTTATCCGAAAGGTCTCTGCGTCGTCTAAATCGGAAGCGCTGCTTATAGAGGTATATACTTCGGTTGCCGAGTATATAGCGGAGACGTTCCTCTCATCGTGGGAGGAAGAGTTCGAAAAGACCATCTTTATCAGAGGTTGCCCGGATTTTTCATGGAGCAAATTCAGACTTGACAGCCAGGGCGGCGTTGCTCAGCTGGAGCACAGAATAGCCGCACTTCAGAAAAGAGAGGGCTGGGCAGTTGTACATAGGTCGTCTTCAGCTTAA
- the smc gene encoding chromosome segregation protein SMC — protein sequence MYIGRLQLKGFKSFGGTHDLILSSGFTAIVGPNGSGKSNLLDALRWALGDSHAGRLRIARQNDLLFQGSISLPEAKDAEVMIQLREEMRTCSIKRRVTAPDGNTVLFIDNIRKTLAELDETKREWKLEGDRFAFIGQGEVAEVIQQRPAARRMRLEALFGIDIYRKRRMEASDRLVTVREEYDQLRNIMAELNARRDEIAPEVRRAAQIRGILDSIEEERKLLYWLRRDRLEKTFADMRAEIENAASARDVASAWSRTWKHAESMMEAELAGLAKARQQQILELEQCRTNFDGLTKSGFASASVLMSSKERLIQAQTEHKRVKSHLESLMEEQKSSDIGNKEAKEALAASQKALESVEKKWQEYNLRIEREKQKREALNQEKGKLEAELQQIRAKLSFLGKDLIDLRDKKTRSADPRKDLDAGIKHYEEERDRLLKEQELLVNRHGELYAKVQNLASEVQRARRDASQARSRLNEVSEALQTELYPTAVQFLLSAARLNRLDASPRAVIDVFTCEASLSTALEAYLGGRQFQLLVENLEEAGRCIDKLKANSKGRATFLPLERCRPRFPDKSVRLPAQGIVGWAIDLVKVEEHWLPAIEQIMGDLLIVSSYSVGQELVRSGFRGPVATLEGDVFQPGGTVSGGRSLKSGRTLEMKSNVARLEDEFAKASALAEKISVEFKKCEAEEIAVSEQKEAYTRQIRELDGRIALVLDQKESIAKEYRRMEGERARILDTLKEYGLRWKAILTALSELEEKRDIQADIEDDHQLIEERERLRADAAVTAERLRSGFALMERVSTEVRAEERKVWALEEEISELDQRCVRERANLARVGRGCLEIHNRRIKLISEMDMHVEGYSKLEAKREYFRRRLAAAEIRLLACIEKLSAAEAKKGETARELEELINTWEEQYPYHDAESLPPDTDVEDLRRNIRDGERKIKAFGDVDMGVLSEDRNLKDRLAFLGEHLDDVRAGAAELEKLIADADRQAHKIFTDALQEVDNRFCSLFQRLFGGGEAHLEMTDGETIWDTGVDVIARPPGKHPQGINQLSGGEQSLAAISLLFASMEVAGCPLAVLDEVDAALDEVNLRRFSELAKEYAKNRQVLAMTHRRVTMERADVLYGVTLSEPGLSQVIGVRLEDWA from the coding sequence TTGTACATAGGTCGTCTTCAGCTTAAGGGATTCAAAAGTTTCGGAGGCACCCATGACCTCATCCTGTCGTCAGGGTTCACCGCAATAGTAGGTCCAAACGGGAGCGGAAAGAGTAATCTTCTCGATGCTCTCAGATGGGCGCTTGGTGACAGCCATGCAGGACGTCTCCGTATCGCGCGGCAGAACGACCTCCTCTTTCAGGGGTCGATAAGCCTTCCCGAGGCCAAAGATGCCGAGGTTATGATCCAGCTCAGGGAAGAAATGCGCACCTGTTCCATCAAGCGGCGTGTAACGGCGCCTGACGGCAATACCGTGCTGTTTATTGATAATATTCGCAAGACACTTGCGGAACTTGACGAGACAAAGCGCGAATGGAAACTTGAAGGCGACAGGTTTGCATTTATAGGGCAGGGAGAAGTAGCAGAGGTTATTCAACAACGTCCGGCCGCACGCAGAATGCGTCTTGAGGCATTGTTCGGAATAGATATTTACAGGAAACGCCGTATGGAGGCTTCAGACAGGCTGGTCACGGTAAGAGAAGAGTATGATCAGCTCCGCAACATTATGGCGGAACTTAACGCCAGGCGTGATGAGATAGCACCTGAGGTCAGGCGTGCAGCGCAGATACGCGGTATACTTGACAGCATAGAGGAAGAAAGAAAACTCCTTTACTGGCTACGCCGCGATCGTTTGGAAAAAACATTTGCGGATATGCGGGCTGAGATAGAGAATGCCGCATCAGCACGCGATGTAGCATCAGCATGGTCCAGGACATGGAAGCACGCGGAGAGCATGATGGAAGCTGAGCTTGCAGGTCTGGCAAAGGCGCGTCAGCAGCAGATATTGGAGCTTGAACAATGCAGGACAAATTTTGACGGACTCACAAAATCCGGTTTTGCATCAGCATCTGTGCTGATGTCCTCTAAAGAGAGGCTTATACAGGCGCAGACGGAGCATAAGAGGGTCAAGTCCCATCTTGAATCTCTTATGGAAGAGCAAAAAAGTTCCGATATCGGGAATAAAGAGGCAAAAGAGGCACTTGCCGCAAGCCAGAAGGCTCTTGAATCTGTGGAAAAAAAATGGCAGGAATATAATCTGCGCATTGAGCGGGAAAAACAAAAGCGAGAGGCGTTGAACCAGGAGAAGGGCAAGCTTGAAGCAGAACTTCAGCAGATAAGGGCAAAACTTTCATTTCTTGGCAAAGACCTGATAGATTTGCGTGATAAAAAAACGCGGTCAGCAGATCCGAGGAAAGACCTCGATGCCGGTATAAAACACTATGAAGAGGAGCGCGACCGCCTTCTCAAGGAGCAGGAACTACTTGTTAATCGTCACGGTGAACTCTATGCCAAAGTTCAGAACCTTGCATCAGAAGTGCAGCGTGCTCGCAGGGATGCATCACAGGCGCGCTCCCGCCTGAATGAAGTATCTGAAGCGCTGCAGACAGAGCTTTATCCGACAGCGGTACAATTTCTTCTTTCGGCTGCCAGGCTCAACAGGCTTGATGCCTCTCCCCGTGCGGTGATAGATGTATTTACATGCGAAGCGTCGCTTTCAACCGCCTTGGAGGCATATCTGGGAGGACGCCAGTTTCAGCTGCTCGTGGAAAATCTTGAGGAAGCCGGACGCTGCATAGATAAACTCAAAGCAAACAGCAAAGGCAGGGCTACATTCCTGCCACTTGAGCGCTGCCGCCCACGTTTCCCAGACAAGTCCGTCAGGCTTCCCGCGCAGGGAATAGTCGGGTGGGCGATAGACTTGGTAAAGGTGGAGGAACACTGGCTCCCCGCAATAGAGCAGATAATGGGTGACCTGCTTATAGTGAGTTCCTATTCTGTAGGGCAGGAACTGGTCCGGTCAGGCTTCAGAGGCCCGGTAGCCACGCTAGAGGGAGATGTATTTCAGCCGGGAGGCACTGTGTCTGGAGGGCGTTCACTGAAATCAGGCAGAACGCTGGAGATGAAGTCAAATGTGGCCAGGCTTGAGGATGAATTTGCCAAAGCTTCAGCCCTTGCTGAAAAAATATCTGTTGAATTTAAAAAATGCGAGGCGGAAGAAATAGCCGTCTCTGAGCAGAAAGAAGCCTACACAAGGCAGATCCGTGAACTTGACGGGCGCATAGCGCTCGTGCTCGATCAGAAGGAATCCATAGCCAAGGAATACAGGCGTATGGAAGGGGAGCGTGCGAGGATACTGGATACGCTCAAAGAGTATGGCCTTCGTTGGAAGGCCATACTTACAGCCCTTTCAGAGCTTGAGGAGAAGCGTGACATACAGGCCGATATCGAAGATGACCACCAGCTTATAGAAGAGAGGGAACGCTTGCGCGCCGATGCTGCTGTAACCGCCGAACGCCTGCGTTCTGGTTTTGCGCTTATGGAGCGTGTGAGCACAGAGGTGCGCGCCGAGGAACGCAAGGTCTGGGCGCTGGAAGAGGAGATATCAGAGCTTGATCAGCGATGTGTCCGCGAACGCGCCAACCTTGCGCGTGTCGGAAGGGGCTGTCTTGAGATACACAACAGGCGCATAAAACTAATTTCAGAGATGGACATGCATGTTGAAGGTTACTCGAAGCTTGAGGCAAAGCGGGAATATTTCCGCAGGAGGCTTGCCGCCGCAGAAATACGCCTCCTTGCCTGCATTGAGAAATTATCCGCCGCTGAAGCTAAAAAAGGCGAGACAGCGCGTGAACTGGAGGAACTTATAAATACGTGGGAAGAACAGTACCCATATCATGACGCCGAATCTCTCCCACCGGACACAGATGTTGAGGATCTTCGCAGGAATATAAGGGACGGAGAGAGGAAGATAAAAGCATTCGGAGATGTGGACATGGGAGTTCTTTCCGAGGACCGCAACCTTAAGGATCGTCTTGCATTCCTGGGTGAGCATCTGGACGACGTCCGCGCTGGCGCAGCAGAACTTGAGAAGCTTATCGCTGATGCCGACAGACAGGCGCACAAAATTTTCACAGATGCGCTGCAGGAAGTGGACAACAGATTCTGCTCTCTCTTCCAGCGTCTCTTCGGAGGAGGAGAGGCTCACCTTGAGATGACCGACGGTGAGACAATATGGGACACTGGTGTCGATGTTATAGCCCGTCCGCCTGGAAAACATCCTCAGGGGATAAACCAGCTCTCCGGCGGAGAGCAATCGCTTGCCGCGATATCTCTTCTTTTCGCCTCAATGGAGGTGGCTGGCTGTCCCCTCGCCGTGCTTGACGAAGTAGACGCCGCTCTTGATGAGGTAAACCTCAGGCGATTCTCCGAGCTTGCGAAGGAGTATGCGAAAAACAGACAGGTACTTGCTATGACACACAGGCGGGTAACCATGGAGCGTGCCGATGTTCTTTACGGTGTGACTCTTTCGGAGCCGGGCCTCTCACAGGTCATAGGTGTCAGGCTGGAGGACTGGGCATAA